Proteins from a genomic interval of Leifsonia shinshuensis:
- the mgtA gene encoding magnesium-translocating P-type ATPase — protein sequence MTGAPGTAVVAAAPISPVRAAAARDAAAVLSEEASSASGLSDAEAAARLARFGPNAVRGHRARPWRVLGRQVRSPILILLFATAIVSAFVGQGTEALIIAVILVVSVGLGFVNEFRAEQAADALHDRLRHTSIVLRGGVRRSVDVTELVPGDLVVLSVGAVVPADLRLVEANGLECDESIVTGEAHAAAKSVAPVAAGAGVGDLSCCALMGTVVHAGGGTGVVVATGGSTEFGRIAVGLTAQQPQTEFQRGLGQFSTFLLLVAIILTTLIFVAALLLGRPLIESLLFSLAIAVGITPQLLPAVVSTSLAAGSRALARRRVLVKRMVCIEDLGDLDLLVTDKTGTLTTGRIVFDRSVPLDDVEADEVLLLGLLATDVDPAAPQTVGLNALDAALWQSEEAAAAPVSAYRRLDAVPFDHERRMAGALVAATGSAPIVVVKGAPESVLPLCAEVDASATAALQQLYAAGSRVIAIATRPAGGLTALTADDETGLTLRGYLAFVDGVKPDARASLERLAGLGVGVKIATGDSAVVAERVCTELGMPAAGTLTGEAVDALDDAQLAEAARAATIFARVSPEQKARIIRALRQKGRAVGFLGDGVNDALALHSADIGISVDSAVDVAKDAADVLLLDKDLDVLADGVTEGRRIFANTIKYVLMGTSSNFGNMFSASIASVILPFLPMLPGQILLNNLLYDSSQLAIPSDNVDAEQLAAPSHWDIGAIRRFMLLFGPISSLFDFATFGLMIFAFHAAPPEFRSGWFIESIATQTLIVFVIRTRRVPFLRSRASLPLAVSVLAVVAIGAWLPYSPLAGVLGFTPLPALFFLALVGLVLVYLVLVELAKVWYYARLSAPRAPEERRRAYPFRVARRAARFTTRSPRPS from the coding sequence GTGACCGGGGCGCCGGGCACGGCGGTCGTCGCCGCCGCGCCGATCAGTCCGGTCCGGGCCGCGGCCGCGCGCGACGCAGCGGCCGTGCTGTCCGAGGAGGCCTCGTCGGCCTCCGGCCTGTCCGACGCCGAGGCGGCCGCCCGGCTCGCCCGGTTCGGGCCGAACGCCGTCCGCGGTCACCGCGCGCGCCCGTGGCGGGTGCTGGGGCGGCAGGTCCGCAGCCCGATCCTCATCCTGCTGTTCGCGACGGCGATCGTCTCCGCGTTCGTCGGACAGGGGACGGAGGCGCTCATCATCGCGGTCATCCTGGTGGTCAGCGTCGGGCTGGGGTTCGTCAACGAGTTCCGGGCGGAGCAGGCCGCCGACGCGCTCCACGACCGGCTGCGGCACACCTCGATCGTGCTGCGCGGCGGCGTGCGCCGCAGCGTGGATGTCACCGAGCTCGTCCCCGGCGACCTCGTCGTCCTGTCCGTCGGCGCGGTCGTCCCGGCGGACCTGCGCCTCGTGGAGGCCAATGGCCTGGAGTGCGACGAGAGCATCGTCACGGGCGAGGCGCACGCCGCGGCGAAGTCCGTCGCGCCGGTCGCGGCGGGCGCCGGCGTCGGCGACCTCTCCTGCTGCGCGCTGATGGGCACCGTCGTCCACGCCGGCGGCGGCACGGGCGTCGTGGTCGCGACCGGCGGCTCGACCGAGTTCGGCCGGATCGCCGTCGGGCTGACCGCGCAGCAGCCGCAGACCGAGTTCCAGCGCGGGCTCGGCCAGTTCTCCACCTTCCTGCTGCTGGTGGCGATCATCCTGACGACGCTGATCTTCGTGGCGGCGCTGCTGCTCGGCCGGCCGCTCATCGAGTCGCTGCTGTTCTCCCTCGCCATCGCCGTGGGGATCACACCGCAGCTGCTGCCGGCCGTGGTGAGCACCAGCCTGGCGGCGGGCTCGCGCGCGCTCGCGCGGCGCCGCGTGCTGGTGAAGCGGATGGTGTGCATCGAGGACCTCGGCGACCTCGACCTCCTGGTCACGGACAAGACCGGCACGCTCACGACCGGGCGGATCGTGTTCGACCGCTCGGTGCCGCTGGACGACGTGGAGGCCGACGAGGTGCTGCTGCTCGGCCTCCTCGCCACCGACGTCGACCCGGCCGCGCCGCAGACCGTCGGTCTCAACGCGCTCGACGCCGCGCTCTGGCAGAGCGAGGAGGCTGCCGCAGCCCCCGTCTCCGCCTACCGCCGACTGGACGCCGTGCCGTTCGACCACGAGCGGCGCATGGCCGGCGCCCTGGTCGCCGCGACGGGCTCCGCGCCGATCGTCGTCGTCAAAGGCGCGCCCGAGTCCGTCCTGCCGCTGTGCGCGGAGGTGGACGCGTCGGCGACCGCGGCGCTGCAGCAGCTCTACGCGGCCGGCTCCCGCGTCATCGCGATCGCCACCCGCCCGGCCGGCGGTCTGACCGCGCTGACGGCCGACGACGAGACCGGTCTCACGCTGCGCGGCTACCTGGCGTTCGTGGACGGCGTGAAGCCCGACGCGCGCGCCTCGCTGGAACGGCTCGCCGGCCTCGGCGTCGGCGTCAAGATCGCGACGGGCGACAGCGCGGTCGTCGCCGAGCGCGTCTGCACCGAGCTCGGCATGCCCGCCGCGGGCACGCTGACCGGCGAGGCGGTGGACGCCCTCGACGACGCGCAACTGGCGGAGGCCGCCCGCGCCGCCACGATCTTCGCCCGGGTCTCGCCCGAGCAGAAGGCGCGCATCATCCGCGCGCTGCGGCAGAAGGGCCGCGCGGTCGGCTTCCTCGGCGACGGCGTCAACGACGCACTGGCGCTGCACAGCGCCGACATCGGCATCTCGGTCGACTCGGCGGTCGACGTGGCCAAGGACGCGGCGGACGTGCTCCTGCTCGACAAGGACCTCGACGTGCTGGCGGACGGTGTCACCGAGGGCAGGCGGATCTTCGCGAACACCATCAAGTACGTCCTGATGGGCACCTCCAGCAACTTCGGGAACATGTTCAGCGCGTCGATCGCGTCGGTGATCCTGCCGTTCCTGCCGATGCTGCCCGGGCAGATCCTGCTCAACAACCTGCTCTACGACTCCAGCCAGCTCGCCATCCCGAGCGACAACGTCGACGCGGAGCAGCTGGCGGCGCCGTCGCACTGGGACATCGGCGCGATCCGCCGCTTCATGCTGCTCTTCGGCCCGATCAGCTCCCTGTTCGACTTCGCGACCTTCGGCCTGATGATCTTCGCCTTCCACGCGGCCCCGCCCGAATTCCGCTCCGGCTGGTTCATCGAGTCGATCGCGACGCAGACGCTCATCGTGTTCGTCATCCGCACCAGACGGGTGCCGTTCCTCCGCAGCCGGGCCTCCCTGCCGCTGGCGGTCTCCGTGCTGGCGGTCGTCGCGATCGGCGCCTGGCTGCCGTACTCGCCGCTGGCCGGCGTCCTGGGCTTCACCCCGCTGCCCGCGCTCTTCTTCCTCGCCCTGGTCGGTCTGGTGCTGGTGTACCTGGTCCTCGTGGAGCTCGCGAAGGTCTGGTACTACGCGCGCCTCAGCGCGCCGCGGGCGCCGGAGGAGCGGCGGCGCGCGTACCCGTTCCGCGTGGCGCGGCGAGCGGCGCGGTTCACGACCCGCTCGCCGCGGCCGAGCTGA
- a CDS encoding zinc-binding alcohol dehydrogenase family protein, whose translation MAVMRAWRTTGTSGGLEAVDATVPEPGPDEVLVEVEVCGICRTDLHVIDHEIPVHRPRVTPGHQAIGTVVDTGEAVTSLEPGARVGVAWLRRTCGECVFCRRGAENLCPRSEYTGWDADGGFAQYLVAPAAYVYPIAADADALETAPLLCAGIIGFRALRRAQLPPGGNLGIYGFGSSAHVTAQLAMAEGARVFAMTRGVQNRDLARDLGVDFVGEEDEEPPEPLDSAIVFAPAGGLVPVALRATASGGTVVLAGIEMSDLPPLSYTESLFRERDLRTVTANTREDGARFLALARNLRLRPTVTAVPFDGLAGAIDDLRRGRVSGSLVLRVA comes from the coding sequence ATGGCGGTCATGCGAGCGTGGCGCACCACGGGGACGAGCGGAGGCCTCGAAGCAGTCGACGCCACGGTGCCGGAGCCCGGGCCCGACGAGGTCCTGGTCGAGGTGGAGGTGTGCGGGATCTGCCGCACCGACCTCCACGTGATCGACCACGAGATCCCCGTGCACCGCCCGCGGGTGACGCCGGGCCACCAGGCGATCGGCACGGTGGTCGACACCGGCGAGGCCGTGACGTCGCTGGAGCCCGGAGCCCGTGTCGGGGTCGCCTGGCTGCGGCGCACCTGCGGCGAGTGCGTCTTCTGCCGCCGCGGAGCGGAGAACCTGTGCCCGCGTTCGGAGTACACCGGTTGGGACGCGGACGGCGGCTTCGCCCAGTACCTGGTGGCGCCCGCCGCGTACGTCTACCCGATCGCGGCGGACGCCGACGCGCTGGAGACCGCACCGCTGCTCTGCGCCGGGATCATCGGCTTCCGGGCACTGCGCCGGGCTCAGCTCCCGCCGGGCGGCAACCTGGGCATCTACGGCTTCGGGTCGAGCGCGCACGTCACGGCGCAGCTCGCGATGGCGGAGGGCGCACGCGTTTTCGCGATGACCCGCGGCGTGCAGAACCGCGACCTGGCCCGCGACCTCGGAGTCGACTTCGTCGGCGAGGAGGACGAGGAGCCCCCGGAGCCGCTGGACTCCGCGATCGTGTTCGCGCCGGCGGGCGGGCTGGTCCCGGTGGCGCTGCGGGCGACCGCGAGCGGAGGCACCGTCGTGCTCGCGGGGATCGAGATGTCCGACCTCCCGCCGCTCTCTTACACGGAGTCCCTGTTCCGGGAGCGCGACCTGCGCACGGTCACCGCGAACACCCGCGAGGACGGCGCGCGGTTCCTCGCGCTCGCCCGCAACCTCCGGCTCCGTCCGACGGTGACGGCCGTGCCGTTCGACGGGCTGGCCGGCGCGATCGACGACCTGCGACGCGGCAGGGTCAGCGGCTCGCTGGTCCTCCGGGTCGCCTGA
- a CDS encoding flavodoxin family protein produces the protein MNDTAPAARAAIVYESMFGSTRQVAEAIAEGLRPFAAVTIVKVKDAPEAFPDADLLLVGAPTHVHSLSRPSTRVEAAKWGDDPPAAPQAELPGRQGERAGGRSARGGQGVGPHDRRGPALLGRRLTRAQDRLGTGPTRLRTRG, from the coding sequence ATGAACGACACCGCACCGGCCGCCCGCGCGGCCATCGTCTACGAGTCCATGTTCGGCAGCACCCGCCAGGTGGCGGAAGCCATCGCGGAGGGGCTGCGGCCGTTCGCGGCAGTGACCATCGTGAAAGTCAAGGACGCGCCGGAGGCCTTCCCGGACGCCGACCTCCTGCTCGTCGGGGCGCCCACCCACGTGCACTCGCTGAGCCGCCCCTCCACCCGGGTGGAGGCGGCGAAGTGGGGAGACGACCCACCGGCTGCTCCCCAAGCGGAGCTTCCTGGTCGACAAGGAGAGCGCGCTGGAGGCCGGTCAGCTCGAGGTGGCCAGGGAGTGGGGCCGCACGATCGGCGCGGCCCTGCGCTCCTCGGTCGCCGTCTGACGCGGGCTCAGGACCGACTCGGCACAGGACCGACTCGGCTCAGGACCCGTGGATGA
- a CDS encoding GAF domain-containing sensor histidine kinase, with the protein MLDTQGRLRALVRANRAVVSHLDLPVVLRTIIEAAVELVGARYGALGVIAEGGGLEQFIHVGMTDDVVDRIGHLPEGHGLLGALIDDPRPIRLDSIADDPRSSGFPEGHPPMTAFLGVPITVRDAVYGNLYLTDPVGGGFTEDDEQLVKALAANAGFAIDNARLFAETVARQAWSASAAEMTASILGSDTAEAQEEFATRAAGLLEARSAVVLGTGVPDDPAALLGRSDRQAGGAEECALVLDNDRVRSAIEGAQPTRLDELSGYAFADGWEPGPAVVVPFDGKTGSPEVLIAVRESGAPPFTAFELERAVTFSRQAALAMELAEARADRERVVLLEDRARIARDLHDHVIQQLFGAGLELQSVQSALGPGALADRIDGTVKSLDDAIAQIRTAIFSLSRQQGPADSLRHRLLDIVQEVGVALPRPATVSFAGPVDLVADPALADDVAAFVREGLTNVVRHAGAETATVDVVASADEITVDVADDGAGIGETSRRSGLANLSERAERRAGVLDVESTPNGTRLRLRLPVPVERVR; encoded by the coding sequence GTGCTGGACACCCAGGGCCGCCTGCGCGCGCTCGTGCGCGCGAACCGGGCGGTGGTGTCGCACCTCGACCTCCCCGTCGTGCTGCGGACGATCATCGAGGCGGCCGTCGAGCTCGTCGGCGCCCGCTACGGCGCGCTCGGGGTGATCGCCGAGGGCGGCGGACTCGAGCAGTTCATCCACGTCGGCATGACCGACGACGTCGTGGACCGGATCGGCCACCTCCCGGAGGGGCACGGCCTGCTCGGCGCCCTCATCGACGATCCCCGGCCGATCCGCCTCGACTCGATCGCCGACGACCCGCGCTCCTCTGGCTTCCCGGAGGGCCACCCGCCGATGACGGCGTTCCTCGGCGTCCCCATCACCGTGCGGGACGCGGTGTACGGGAACCTCTACCTGACCGACCCGGTCGGCGGCGGGTTCACCGAGGACGACGAGCAGCTCGTGAAGGCGCTGGCCGCCAACGCCGGCTTCGCCATCGACAACGCGCGGCTGTTCGCCGAGACGGTCGCGCGGCAGGCCTGGAGCGCGTCCGCCGCGGAGATGACGGCCAGTATCCTCGGCAGCGACACGGCGGAGGCGCAGGAGGAGTTCGCGACCCGTGCCGCCGGGCTGCTGGAGGCGCGCTCTGCGGTCGTGCTCGGCACCGGCGTGCCCGATGATCCCGCAGCGCTGCTCGGGCGGAGCGACCGGCAGGCCGGCGGCGCCGAGGAGTGCGCCCTGGTGCTCGACAACGACCGCGTGCGCAGCGCGATCGAGGGCGCGCAACCGACCCGGCTGGACGAGCTGAGCGGCTACGCGTTCGCGGACGGCTGGGAGCCGGGGCCCGCGGTGGTCGTCCCGTTCGACGGCAAGACGGGTTCGCCGGAGGTGCTGATCGCCGTCCGGGAGAGCGGGGCGCCGCCGTTCACGGCTTTCGAGCTCGAGCGTGCCGTCACGTTCTCCCGCCAGGCCGCCCTGGCGATGGAGCTCGCGGAGGCGCGCGCCGACCGCGAGCGCGTGGTGCTGCTGGAGGACCGCGCCCGCATCGCCCGCGACCTGCACGACCACGTCATCCAGCAGCTGTTCGGCGCCGGGCTCGAACTCCAGAGCGTGCAGTCCGCCCTCGGCCCGGGAGCGCTGGCCGACCGGATCGACGGCACCGTGAAGTCGCTCGACGACGCGATCGCCCAGATCCGCACGGCCATCTTCTCGCTCTCGCGCCAGCAGGGGCCGGCCGACAGCCTCCGCCACCGGCTGCTCGACATCGTGCAGGAGGTCGGCGTGGCGCTCCCCCGGCCGGCGACGGTCTCCTTCGCCGGTCCGGTCGACCTGGTGGCCGACCCCGCGCTCGCGGACGATGTCGCGGCGTTCGTGCGGGAGGGGCTCACCAACGTGGTCCGGCACGCGGGCGCCGAGACGGCCACGGTCGACGTCGTTGCGTCCGCGGACGAGATCACGGTCGACGTCGCGGACGACGGCGCCGGGATCGGCGAGACGAGCAGGCGCAGCGGTCTGGCCAACCTGTCCGAGCGCGCCGAGCGGCGCGCCGGCGTGCTCGACGTCGAGTCCACCCCGAACGGGACGCGCCTGCGGCTGCGGCTGCCGGTCCCCGTCGAGCGGGTCCGATGA
- a CDS encoding pyridoxamine 5'-phosphate oxidase family protein, protein MSSDDPVRVLDRDECREVLKGASVGRLATAVGGEPDIYPVNFYSDGSSILIRTAPGTKLLELTVHDTVAFECDGWTDDEAWSVIVHGTAKQLDHQAEIDEADKAPLRPWIPTLKYRYVRIDIESMSGRRFRREPEPERW, encoded by the coding sequence ATGTCATCGGATGACCCGGTCCGGGTGCTGGACCGCGACGAGTGCCGGGAGGTCCTGAAGGGCGCGAGCGTCGGCAGGCTGGCGACGGCCGTGGGTGGCGAGCCGGACATCTACCCGGTCAACTTCTACTCCGACGGGTCGAGCATCCTGATCCGGACCGCGCCGGGGACCAAGCTGCTGGAGCTGACCGTGCACGACACCGTGGCGTTCGAGTGCGACGGCTGGACCGACGACGAGGCCTGGAGCGTCATCGTCCACGGCACAGCCAAGCAGCTCGACCACCAGGCGGAGATCGACGAAGCCGACAAAGCGCCATTGCGGCCCTGGATCCCGACCCTCAAGTACCGCTACGTTCGCATCGACATCGAATCGATGTCCGGCCGGCGCTTCCGACGCGAGCCGGAGCCGGAGCGCTGGTGA
- a CDS encoding universal stress protein, which yields MEIRGYVVGVDGSVPARAAIRWAVAGARERGVGVTLVHVADDEWGAVGALLIDEVDQDAEKRLAEELAYARSLGVNVPISGEARTGSPMAELAAYSDEGTMIAVGTHKTGFHYGRAFGSRSLQLANLATGPVAIIPEAASRMRRGVIVGVDDTPAGEAAVDLAADLACDHHCELMTVRSSEAHIPFDSDDPDERRDWQLRRDDEARGFLATAVARARARQPGIVIRSRVVRRPAGAALNELARSAELLVIGDSRRAHAQLGSLGAVAYDVLLNLSSPTIVVHAPTAGARAGQQKAEGESHVIG from the coding sequence ATGGAGATCCGCGGATACGTCGTCGGGGTGGACGGATCGGTGCCGGCTCGTGCCGCCATCCGCTGGGCGGTCGCCGGGGCGCGGGAGCGCGGGGTCGGCGTGACGCTGGTCCATGTCGCCGACGACGAGTGGGGAGCCGTGGGGGCGCTGCTCATCGACGAGGTCGACCAGGACGCGGAGAAGCGGCTGGCGGAGGAGCTCGCCTACGCGCGCTCCCTGGGGGTGAACGTGCCGATCAGCGGCGAGGCCCGGACCGGCAGCCCGATGGCGGAGCTCGCCGCCTACAGCGACGAGGGGACGATGATCGCCGTCGGCACGCACAAGACCGGCTTCCACTACGGTCGCGCGTTCGGCTCGCGCAGCCTCCAGCTCGCGAACCTCGCGACCGGCCCCGTCGCGATCATTCCGGAGGCGGCGTCCCGGATGCGGCGCGGAGTGATCGTCGGCGTCGACGACACGCCTGCGGGGGAGGCAGCGGTCGACCTGGCGGCCGACCTGGCCTGCGACCACCACTGCGAGCTGATGACCGTCCGCTCGTCCGAGGCGCACATCCCGTTCGACTCCGACGACCCCGACGAGCGGCGCGACTGGCAGCTTCGGCGCGACGACGAGGCGCGCGGATTCCTCGCGACGGCCGTCGCGCGGGCGCGGGCGAGGCAGCCCGGCATCGTGATCCGCAGCCGCGTGGTCAGGAGGCCGGCGGGCGCCGCGCTCAACGAGCTGGCGCGCAGCGCGGAGCTCCTCGTGATCGGGGACTCGCGCCGGGCGCACGCGCAGCTGGGCAGCCTCGGCGCCGTCGCGTACGACGTGCTGCTCAACCTGTCCTCGCCGACGATCGTGGTGCACGCCCCGACCGCCGGGGCGCGGGCGGGGCAGCAGAAGGCGGAAGGAGAGAGCCATGTCATCGGATGA
- a CDS encoding universal stress protein, protein MAETIMVGVDGRAEHRAALEWAARRAVRDGSRLELVFVLEHSWGDDADGPSDLLVLAAKSLLEREREAALRIAEAASTRVPALTGPEPAPLQPPGLEVGTRYRYGHVGAELTSASRDADLLVLGARSRSERDSGFAGSLHLRVASTAACSVAVVPHGWDGSGAGVVAGVDGKRPAELAVAFAADEAAALGEPLRIVCVGYTANPLLAGFVPDVTLDERRSRVLDEAAARARELQPRVEVRADAVEAPPARGLVEAAEGSRMLVVGTRDRHGAKRIMLGSVGHDVLLNVRVPVVIARAHHEAE, encoded by the coding sequence ATGGCCGAGACGATCATGGTCGGCGTCGACGGCCGGGCCGAGCACCGGGCCGCGCTGGAGTGGGCGGCGCGACGCGCGGTCCGCGACGGCTCCCGGTTGGAGCTCGTCTTCGTGCTGGAGCATTCCTGGGGCGACGACGCGGACGGCCCGAGCGACCTGCTCGTCCTCGCGGCGAAGTCCCTGCTGGAGAGGGAGCGCGAGGCCGCCCTCCGCATCGCGGAGGCGGCGTCGACCCGGGTGCCGGCCCTGACCGGCCCCGAACCCGCGCCGCTGCAGCCCCCGGGTCTGGAGGTGGGCACGCGCTACCGGTACGGCCACGTCGGCGCCGAGCTGACGTCGGCCTCCCGCGACGCCGACCTCCTGGTGCTGGGCGCCCGTTCGCGCTCGGAGCGCGACAGCGGCTTCGCCGGCTCGCTGCATCTGCGCGTCGCGTCGACCGCGGCCTGTTCGGTCGCCGTCGTCCCGCACGGCTGGGACGGCTCCGGAGCCGGGGTCGTGGCCGGCGTGGACGGCAAGCGGCCCGCCGAGCTCGCGGTCGCGTTCGCGGCGGACGAGGCCGCGGCGCTCGGCGAACCGCTGCGGATCGTCTGCGTCGGCTACACCGCCAACCCGCTGCTGGCGGGGTTCGTGCCCGACGTCACCCTCGACGAACGGCGGAGCCGCGTCCTCGACGAGGCCGCGGCTCGCGCGCGGGAGCTTCAGCCGCGGGTCGAGGTCCGCGCCGACGCGGTCGAGGCGCCGCCCGCCCGGGGCTTGGTGGAGGCGGCGGAAGGCAGCAGAATGCTGGTCGTGGGAACCCGCGATCGCCACGGCGCCAAGCGCATCATGCTCGGCTCGGTCGGCCACGACGTGCTGCTGAACGTCCGCGTCCCCGTCGTGATCGCACGAGCGCACCACGAGGCCGAGTGA
- a CDS encoding universal stress protein, protein MSDAPRTEESEDRIHPGGRIVVGLDGSAESLAALRRGARMAERLGCSLVGVTVWEFPPSWPGYVMGGWDPERDAHTIAEDASREVFGDTLPPWYSTVIRSGSAARQLIAEAEDAEMLIVGSRGLGGFTGLLLGSVSRSVVEHADCPVLVIHGS, encoded by the coding sequence ATGAGCGACGCACCCCGCACCGAGGAGTCCGAGGACCGCATCCACCCCGGCGGCCGCATCGTCGTCGGACTCGACGGGTCCGCGGAGTCGCTGGCCGCCCTGCGCCGCGGCGCCCGGATGGCCGAGCGGCTGGGCTGCAGCCTGGTCGGCGTGACGGTGTGGGAGTTCCCGCCGTCGTGGCCCGGGTACGTCATGGGCGGCTGGGATCCCGAGCGGGACGCGCACACGATCGCGGAGGACGCCTCCCGCGAGGTCTTCGGCGACACGCTGCCGCCCTGGTACTCGACCGTCATCCGCTCGGGCTCCGCCGCACGGCAGCTGATCGCCGAGGCGGAGGACGCGGAGATGCTGATCGTGGGCAGCCGCGGGCTCGGCGGATTCACCGGCCTGCTGCTGGGGTCGGTGTCGCGGTCGGTGGTGGAGCACGCGGACTGCCCGGTGCTCGTCATCCACGGGTCCTGA
- a CDS encoding universal stress protein, whose protein sequence is MTDRTIVCWNGSPAAEAALGWALRRARGTGSTLEVYDVVDDALFLGDPAALDRAKEQEEDRLDSRVEELGESDPGVVSGARVLVGDPLDLLAAQARPDTLVVVGTRHRVGPRVRYGWSLGSRLATAAAGPVAVVPVEETEAAAARRGVVVGVDGSEVGRLALEFAAGEAEALREPLTIVHCWVAPLSEQPLVVPDDDFVTTQETERQALLDDHVRAVRGRHPGVAVRHVLLRQNPISGLRVESEHASMLVVGSRRLTGWRRTWLGSVSHGLVLDLAAPTVVVGQETEVQGTESLDAEGHDTEMRDTAVQDTEVPATSPGATLGA, encoded by the coding sequence ATGACGGACCGGACGATCGTCTGCTGGAACGGCTCACCGGCGGCGGAGGCGGCGCTCGGCTGGGCGCTCCGCCGTGCGCGCGGGACCGGCTCGACGCTGGAGGTGTACGACGTGGTCGACGACGCCCTCTTCCTGGGCGACCCCGCCGCCCTCGACCGGGCGAAGGAGCAGGAGGAGGACCGGCTCGACTCCCGGGTGGAGGAGCTCGGGGAGTCCGACCCCGGCGTCGTATCCGGGGCCAGGGTGTTGGTCGGGGACCCCCTCGACCTGCTGGCCGCCCAGGCCAGGCCCGACACCCTCGTCGTCGTGGGCACCCGGCACCGGGTCGGGCCGCGGGTCCGCTACGGCTGGTCGCTCGGATCGCGGCTCGCGACGGCCGCGGCCGGTCCCGTCGCGGTCGTCCCGGTGGAGGAGACGGAGGCGGCGGCCGCGCGCAGGGGCGTCGTGGTTGGCGTGGACGGCTCGGAGGTCGGGCGGCTCGCCCTGGAGTTCGCCGCCGGCGAGGCCGAGGCCCTGCGGGAGCCGCTGACGATCGTGCACTGCTGGGTGGCGCCGCTGTCCGAGCAGCCGCTCGTGGTCCCCGACGACGACTTCGTGACCACCCAGGAGACGGAGCGGCAGGCCCTCCTCGACGACCACGTCCGCGCGGTGCGCGGCCGGCACCCCGGCGTCGCCGTGCGGCACGTACTGTTGCGCCAGAACCCGATCTCCGGCCTCCGCGTCGAGTCGGAGCACGCGTCGATGCTGGTGGTGGGGAGCCGGCGTCTGACGGGCTGGAGGCGCACCTGGCTCGGTTCGGTGTCGCACGGGCTCGTGCTCGACCTCGCCGCGCCGACCGTGGTGGTCGGGCAGGAGACGGAGGTGCAGGGCACGGAGTCGCTGGACGCGGAGGGGCACGACACGGAGATGCGCGACACGGCGGTGCAGGACACGGAGGTGCCTGCGACCTCCCCGGGAGCTACACTCGGCGCGTAA